Within the Paenibacillus pabuli genome, the region GGGTGATCAGCGGGCCTTTGCAGAAATCGTAGAGTTATACAAGGACAAGCTATTTCATTTGGCATACCGGATGCTGAACAATCGTCATGAAGCTGAGGACGTTGTACAGGAGACGTTTTTGCGTGTGTTTCGCAATATGGAGAAATATGATCCAAACCAGAAGTTTTCAACCTGGATCTACCGGATTGCAACCAACTTGTGCATTGATCGTTTGCGGAGGAAGAAACCATCTTACTCTTTAGATGCCGAGTTGAATGATCAGGAAGGATCAGATGGTTATGCCATGCTTCCGAGTGATGATCGTACACCAGAAAGCGAAGCACTATTGTCAGAAACACAGACTCTTATTCGTGAGGCTATTGACAGTCTGCCGGCCAAATATAAGTCAGTCATGATTTTGAGATATTTACAAGACTTGTCGCTGCAGGAAATCAGTGATGTCACAGGCATGCCCGTAACAACGATCAAAACACGTGTGCATCGGGGTCGTGATTTTTTGCGTAAAAAACTGGAATATAAGTTGTAAATCAATTCAGTATTTTTTTAGGCGAAATTATTTGAAACATATCCGAAACGGATGCGTATGTAATGTATGCAAGTCTTATGCATAGTATCTGAAGATGCATGGACTAAGTGATCTAAGAAAGGATTGGCTCTCATATGGATTGCAACTCGGCCGTCTCTTTAATGCATGAATGTTTGGATGAGTCGTTGTCCCCGGCCCAGAAGGTAGAACTGAAAGGTCACCTTGTTACCTGTCCGGATTGTCGCATGCGCTTTAAAGAGTTGGAACAGACGGAAATGCTGCTCTTTGCCATGAAACATTATTCACCGTCTGCCTCGGATGAGCTGACCAATCGAATTATGAATGCTCTGCCCCAGCCCAAGAGACAGCAGGTATGGCTCAAGTGGGTCAAAGGACATCCGGCGCTGACGGCGGCAGCCTTCTTTTTGGTCGTGATGCTCTTTAGCGCTTGGAGCTTCTGGGATCAGAATAACGAAATGGTCGTTAAGGGTAATAATCTGGACCAGATCGTCATTGAAGGAAACACGGTTATTGTTCCTCAAGGCAAGTCAATTGCGGGCGATCTTACGATAGAAAACGGTACCGCCCAGGTATATGGTGATGTAGATGGCAATCTGACGGTGATCGACGGACAACTGTATCAAGCTTCGACGGCGCATATTTCCGGTCAGGTAAAAAGCATTGATCAGGCGCTGGACTGGTTCTGGTACAAAATAACCAATATGGTGAATGAAGTGGCTTATCGCTAGCATAGGGTGAATTCTTCAATGGTAAATACCAAGCAGGGTACCTCCAGTTTGCATGGGGTACTCTTTTTTTATTGGTGACATTGTAATTTATGGTATTTGTGTTGTTTCTGCGCAGTTTGTGACTGCCGTAACTTGCAACCTGAACGTTATCGTTATAACCTAGATACTAAAGAGAACATACTACTACATATAGAGAAGCATTTTGCATCTATCCAGAGGGCTTCTTTCAATTGCCAAGATATAGGATGAATGGTTCTGTTCTTCTATACGTGGGTTGGACCGGGGGTGTTTCTTCCCGTCCAACTTTTGCAGTTGGAAACGTGTCTGAATCGAATGATGCAAATGCTAAGACAATGGATTATTTAAAATCCTAATGGGTTAATATGAGATCAGGGTTTACTCATCAATGGGGATAGCGGGGGCTGGCTTATGAACTATTTTGCTGACTTAACGTGGAAAGAGTCCATTAAGGACGTTATCGATATATTGATTGTTACCTATATTATGTACAAACTGATTTTGCTTGTACGGGGTACACGTGCGGTCCAGCTGCTTAAGGGTATTCTGTTCCTTGTGGTGATCTGGGCACTAAGTACGTGGCTAAACCTGTATACGCTCAAATGGCTCATGAACCAGATGTTTACATTTGGTGTGGTAGCCGTCTTTATTATATTCCAACCGGAACTGCGCCGCGGACTGGAGCAGCTGGGACGCGGTAAACTGTTCGGACGCTCGACTGCAGCCAGCGATGAAGAATTAACGGTGTTAATTGGCGAGATTATTAAGTCTGTGAACTATTTGTCTCGTCGTAAAATTGGTGCACTTGTTGTCTTCGAACGGGAAACGGGTTTGAACGATTACACGGAATCCGGAATTCAGATGCAATCGCTGGTTAGCTCGGAACTGATGATCAATATCTTCATTCCAAATACACCGCTCCACGATGGGGCTGTTATTATCCAGGGCAAACAGATCTCTGCAGCAGCATGTTATTTGCCATTATCCGAGAATCCATTTATCAGCAAGGAACTTGGAACGCGTCACCGTGCCGCGATTGGTATCACGGAGGTTGCGGACGCGATCTGTCTGGTTGTCTCGGAGGAGACAGGTCAAGTATCGCTGGCGATGAATGGACAGGTTGTTCGTGACATTAAGGAAGAGTCGCTGATTGCCAAGTTATATGAAGAGCTCCGTCCAACATCCAATCTAAACAAAAAGAATAACTGGACTTCCTTCTGGAAACGGAAGGGGGGAACGAAGTAATGGATAAATGGTTTAACAATAATAACTTTGCCAAGGTCCTTGCTCTTGCAGTCAGTTTGCTTCTCTGGTTTATGATTCATCTGGATGAAGTTCCAACAACGCCAACGATTGCTACCGGAACGACCAACAAGGTGGTAGAGCGTACCGTACCTGTTCAGCCTTATGGCCTTGACAGCAATTCGTATGTACTGACTTCATTAAGTACAGATGAGGTACGTTTGGAGATCAAAGGACAGCGGTCCATGTTAACTTCCATATTTACAAATGATGATTATAAGGTACTCGTTGACCTGAGTCAGGTCAAAGATGGCTCTAATACGCTGCCGCTCGTTCCCGATCTGCCTTCTGGCGTCGAGGTGGTTAGCATGGAGCCTTCCATGGTTACAGTCAATGTTGAAAAATTGGGCACCAAATCTTTCAATGTGAATATTGTACCGGAAGGAGATCCATCCGCTGGATACAGCCTAGGGACCCCTGTCGTTGAGCCAACAGGTCCGGTTAAGGTAACTCTGCCGGAAGGGCAGTTGGACGCCGTAGCCAAGGTTCAGGGCAGTGTGAGTGTGAAGGACGCAAAAGATGATGTGACGCAGAAAAGGGTGAAACTACAGGCATATGATGCAGAAGGCAAAGTTCTTGAAAATGCAGTCATCACGCCACAAACCGTTGAAGTTCGCATTCCGGTTAATCAGCCCTATAAATCAGTACCCTTAAGAATCAAATATTCAGGACAGCTGCCGGAGGGATTGGTGCTGTCCAGTGTGGAACCAAGCGTGAAAGAAGTCTCGGTTTACGGTACGGATGAGGCACTTGCGGGTATACAGGCCTACGACCAAGTTACCCTGGATCTCACACAATTTGAGGAGGCGGGTACATCCACAGTTAACGCGGACTTGACGCCGCCTCCGGGTTTTGAGAAAATCGAGCCTAGTTCGATTCAGATCAAGGTTACTGTGTCACCTTATGATGAGACAGAGGAGACAACAAAGGTCTTTCCCAATGTCCCCATAACCCTTACGGGAGTGGGAAACGGTTTGGAAGCTGCACTTGTCACGCCCAAGAGCGGCGGTGTAAACCTGACACTGAAGGGTTCTCCGAGTATGCTTGAAGGTCTGAGTGACGAGGATATCAAGCTGACGGCAGATCTTCATGGGCTTGCCGCCGGGACGCATGATGTGCAGCTGGAGGCTGAATTGCCCCGGTTTGCTGAGCTGGATGGTACCTCTAATCAAATGAGTGCTACAGTCAAGATCAGTGAAAAAGCTGAGGATACGACGGTTCCCCCAAGCGAAGAGCCCACGGATGAAGATAACGTCGGACCGGAGCCTTCGCCTGCAGAAGTGGAGAACGGGGAAACGGATCCTGCGCCTGATGAAGGGGAAACGACAGAATCGAATACGGATAATCAGGAGCAGCAAACCCAGCAAGGTAATACAACGAATCGAGGCAACTCGAGTAACAGCAGCGGTAGCAGCGGTACCAATGGCTCTAATCCGTAATGATTCAGATTTGATTTTGATAAAATAAATATTTGATGCTCTTATATGATGCGAATAGAAGGAGTTAGATCATGGGGAAATATTTTGGTACAGACGGTGTAAGAGGGGTTGCCAATAAAGAGTTAACGGCGGAGCTGGCTTACAGCATCGGTCGATGTGGCGGTTACGTGCTTGCTGGTGGCGTGGAGAGACCCAAAGTGGTTATCGGCATGGATACCCGGATCTCGGGACTGATGCTGGAATCTGCGCTGGTTGCAGGTCTATTGTCCATCGGTGCAGATGTCATTCGTCTAGGCGTCGTATCCACTCCGGGAGTGGCTTATATTACACGTTTGCTTAAAGCAGACGCAGGGGTCATGATTTCGGCTTCTCACAATCCGGTAGAGGATAACGGAATCAAGTTTTTTGGCGGGGACGGTTTCAAACTGTCTGATGAGACGGAGAACCGGATCGAAGAACTGATGGATGCCGAAACGGACCAATTGCCACGTCCTATTGGCGGTGGATTAGGTACCGTAACGGTGGATGAGAAATCTCGCTACAGTTATCTCGAATACCTGAAAACAACCGTAACCGAGTCGTTCTCTGGACTTAAAATTGTACTCGACTGTGCAAATGGAGCAGCTTATGAGCTGGCACCTAAATTGTTTGCAGAGCTTGGGGCGGAAGTCATTGCGATTGGTGCTGAGCCTAATGGCCTGAATATCAATGAGCAATGCGGTTCCACTCACCCGGAGCACCTGAAACAAGAAGTGCTTAAACATAAAGCGGACCTGGGTCTTGCTTTTGACGGAGATGCCGATCGCCTGATTGCCATTGATGAAACGGGCGCAGAGGTCGATGGAGACTTCATTCTGTGCATCTGTGGTGATGCGATGAATCGTGCGGGTAAGCTAAAAGACAGTACAGTGGTATCTACCGTTATGAGTAATATTGGATTTTATAAAGCGACGGAGAAACTTGCACT harbors:
- the cdaA gene encoding diadenylate cyclase CdaA, which gives rise to MNYFADLTWKESIKDVIDILIVTYIMYKLILLVRGTRAVQLLKGILFLVVIWALSTWLNLYTLKWLMNQMFTFGVVAVFIIFQPELRRGLEQLGRGKLFGRSTAASDEELTVLIGEIIKSVNYLSRRKIGALVVFERETGLNDYTESGIQMQSLVSSELMINIFIPNTPLHDGAVIIQGKQISAAACYLPLSENPFISKELGTRHRAAIGITEVADAICLVVSEETGQVSLAMNGQVVRDIKEESLIAKLYEELRPTSNLNKKNNWTSFWKRKGGTK
- a CDS encoding CdaR family protein yields the protein MDKWFNNNNFAKVLALAVSLLLWFMIHLDEVPTTPTIATGTTNKVVERTVPVQPYGLDSNSYVLTSLSTDEVRLEIKGQRSMLTSIFTNDDYKVLVDLSQVKDGSNTLPLVPDLPSGVEVVSMEPSMVTVNVEKLGTKSFNVNIVPEGDPSAGYSLGTPVVEPTGPVKVTLPEGQLDAVAKVQGSVSVKDAKDDVTQKRVKLQAYDAEGKVLENAVITPQTVEVRIPVNQPYKSVPLRIKYSGQLPEGLVLSSVEPSVKEVSVYGTDEALAGIQAYDQVTLDLTQFEEAGTSTVNADLTPPPGFEKIEPSSIQIKVTVSPYDETEETTKVFPNVPITLTGVGNGLEAALVTPKSGGVNLTLKGSPSMLEGLSDEDIKLTADLHGLAAGTHDVQLEAELPRFAELDGTSNQMSATVKISEKAEDTTVPPSEEPTDEDNVGPEPSPAEVENGETDPAPDEGETTESNTDNQEQQTQQGNTTNRGNSSNSSGSSGTNGSNP
- the glmM gene encoding phosphoglucosamine mutase; the encoded protein is MGKYFGTDGVRGVANKELTAELAYSIGRCGGYVLAGGVERPKVVIGMDTRISGLMLESALVAGLLSIGADVIRLGVVSTPGVAYITRLLKADAGVMISASHNPVEDNGIKFFGGDGFKLSDETENRIEELMDAETDQLPRPIGGGLGTVTVDEKSRYSYLEYLKTTVTESFSGLKIVLDCANGAAYELAPKLFAELGAEVIAIGAEPNGLNINEQCGSTHPEHLKQEVLKHKADLGLAFDGDADRLIAIDETGAEVDGDFILCICGDAMNRAGKLKDSTVVSTVMSNIGFYKATEKLALKTAKTAVGDRYVMEEMRRGGYNLGGEQSGHVIFLDYNTTGDGMLTAIQLVDTLKASGKKLSDLKSLMTQYPQVLVNVRVEDKSKYEGNAAIEQAITTVEQQLGDNGRVLVRASGTESLIRVMAEGPDKAELEQFVSQIADVVQKELV
- a CDS encoding zf-HC2 domain-containing protein — protein: MDCNSAVSLMHECLDESLSPAQKVELKGHLVTCPDCRMRFKELEQTEMLLFAMKHYSPSASDELTNRIMNALPQPKRQQVWLKWVKGHPALTAAAFFLVVMLFSAWSFWDQNNEMVVKGNNLDQIVIEGNTVIVPQGKSIAGDLTIENGTAQVYGDVDGNLTVIDGQLYQASTAHISGQVKSIDQALDWFWYKITNMVNEVAYR
- the sigW gene encoding RNA polymerase sigma factor SigW, yielding MDNLENRLIKLVLKGDQRAFAEIVELYKDKLFHLAYRMLNNRHEAEDVVQETFLRVFRNMEKYDPNQKFSTWIYRIATNLCIDRLRRKKPSYSLDAELNDQEGSDGYAMLPSDDRTPESEALLSETQTLIREAIDSLPAKYKSVMILRYLQDLSLQEISDVTGMPVTTIKTRVHRGRDFLRKKLEYKL